The following coding sequences lie in one Enterococcus sp. 9E7_DIV0242 genomic window:
- a CDS encoding PTS mannose/fructose/sorbose/N-acetylgalactosamine transporter subunit IIC, with product MEMSFGIILILCLYTAVGVLDQISIQIGPYTPLFAATITGLVMGDLQTGLMIGATLQLMTLGVATYGGATVPDFLSGAIMGTAYAILSGKGAEYGIGVAVPIGLLLTQLDILGRMTNTFFQHKADRYAAEGNYKGVERCNVLGIFPWTLSRIIPVFIGLAFGEQVVNIINEMIPVWVMNGLKAAGAILPAMGIAILMRYLPIKKYWPYFIIGFVLMAYFAEFFSVLGVALVGLALAALYVMNQNDRPVATASVAYEDDEEVEIDD from the coding sequence ATGGAAATGTCATTTGGTATTATTCTAATTTTATGTTTGTACACTGCTGTCGGTGTGTTGGATCAGATATCTATTCAGATTGGTCCATACACACCATTGTTTGCTGCAACTATCACGGGACTGGTCATGGGTGACTTGCAAACGGGCTTAATGATTGGTGCCACTCTTCAGCTGATGACGCTTGGGGTAGCAACGTATGGAGGAGCTACGGTTCCAGATTTTCTTTCTGGGGCAATCATGGGGACAGCCTATGCTATTCTTTCTGGAAAGGGAGCAGAATATGGTATTGGGGTTGCTGTTCCGATTGGTTTGTTGTTAACGCAACTGGATATTTTGGGAAGGATGACAAATACATTTTTCCAACACAAAGCAGATCGTTATGCGGCAGAAGGAAATTATAAGGGCGTTGAACGGTGTAATGTGTTGGGGATTTTTCCTTGGACGCTATCCAGAATAATTCCAGTATTTATTGGTTTGGCATTTGGTGAACAAGTTGTAAATATCATCAATGAAATGATTCCGGTCTGGGTCATGAATGGGTTGAAGGCAGCCGGTGCGATTCTTCCGGCAATGGGGATCGCGATTCTTATGAGATATCTGCCAATCAAAAAATATTGGCCGTATTTTATTATCGGCTTTGTATTGATGGCTTATTTTGCAGAGTTCTTTTCAGTGCTTGGCGTAGCTTTGGTTGGTTTGGCACTCGCTGCTTTATATGTGATGAACCAAAACGATCGTCCGGTAGCAACAGCTTCTGTTGCATATGAAGATGATGAGGAGGTAGAGATCGATGACTGA
- a CDS encoding PTS system mannose/fructose/N-acetylgalactosamine-transporter subunit IIB — MPIIHARVDERLIHGQVATVWTNTVGAQRIMVVNDLAVKDQMQIAALKMAKPAGVKLSILSKRKAVEKILAGNYDEEKVFLITKDIPDMAYLIENDVPLPAFNVGNISQKSDSKPIKKSVALTDEDITILRKLIDGGTAVTAQMVPSESDESILNFIK, encoded by the coding sequence ATGCCAATTATTCATGCACGAGTGGACGAACGTTTGATTCATGGACAAGTAGCCACAGTTTGGACAAATACAGTAGGAGCACAAAGAATCATGGTCGTAAATGATTTAGCAGTAAAGGATCAAATGCAGATTGCAGCACTGAAAATGGCTAAGCCTGCGGGTGTCAAGCTGTCGATTCTATCAAAAAGAAAAGCAGTCGAAAAGATTCTTGCTGGAAATTATGATGAGGAAAAAGTCTTTCTGATTACGAAAGATATTCCGGATATGGCATATTTGATTGAAAATGATGTTCCATTACCTGCTTTTAATGTAGGGAATATTTCTCAAAAAAGCGACAGCAAGCCAATTAAAAAATCAGTTGCGCTGACGGACGAAGATATAACCATTCTTAGAAAACTCATTGATGGGGGAACAGCTGTTACCGCACAGATGGTTC
- a CDS encoding helix-turn-helix domain-containing protein: MFGEKLKELRVKKGISQEELSELLDVSRQSISRYENGTSQPDFEKLVQLSKYFEVSTDYLLDNRTEKATTESTKNEGKEKITIISKIDGKMSSFYKFTLSPVVGKKAYHPEVLLMGIDGHSFWGDSSVALGWYKDRADAEKELKNISEAMSQGRSVYALEYSVGVKNKGLFDFEMDEG; the protein is encoded by the coding sequence ATGTTTGGTGAAAAGTTAAAAGAGCTGCGAGTAAAAAAAGGGATATCACAAGAAGAATTATCAGAGCTATTGGATGTTTCCAGACAATCCATTTCTCGATATGAAAATGGCACATCGCAACCGGATTTTGAAAAGCTGGTGCAATTATCAAAATACTTTGAGGTGTCAACAGATTATTTATTAGATAACAGGACAGAAAAAGCAACAACGGAGTCGACTAAGAATGAAGGAAAAGAGAAAATTACGATCATTAGTAAAATTGACGGGAAGATGTCTTCATTTTATAAGTTTACTTTGTCTCCTGTAGTAGGGAAAAAAGCGTATCATCCCGAGGTTTTACTGATGGGGATAGATGGGCACAGTTTTTGGGGTGACAGTTCAGTAGCATTAGGGTGGTACAAAGACAGAGCAGATGCAGAGAAAGAGCTAAAGAATATAAGCGAAGCAATGTCACAAGGAAGGTCGGTTTACGCGTTGGAGTATTCTGTGGGTGTGAAAAACAAAGGATTGTTTGATTTTGAAATGGATGAAGGCTAA
- a CDS encoding sulfite exporter TauE/SafE family protein translates to MKVIIIYFITIFLSNTVGAISGMGGGVIIKPVLDFIGLHSLSAIAFYSSVAVFTMSLSSTYKQIKSGIQIDLQQALSISLGSMIGGVIGDQLLALLLEYFGSDDQVQIIQTIIMIITLILVLLYNQWGKKQYQLSGVAFYFLTGISLGLLSTFLGIGGGPINVAALTLLFGMDIKQSTVYSIITIFFSQIAKLTAIGLTTGFQVYDLSILWAVIPAALLGGYCGGLLSSKMEEQQVKKIYSAIVLLVLFINGYNLFSVLS, encoded by the coding sequence ATGAAAGTCATTATTATTTATTTTATTACCATATTTTTGTCAAACACTGTTGGTGCAATTTCCGGAATGGGCGGTGGTGTGATTATTAAGCCTGTTTTGGATTTTATTGGCTTGCATTCCTTAAGTGCAATTGCCTTTTACTCAAGTGTTGCTGTTTTTACAATGTCTCTTTCTTCTACTTATAAACAGATAAAAAGCGGTATACAAATCGATTTACAGCAAGCACTGAGTATTTCTCTAGGCTCAATGATCGGTGGTGTGATTGGAGACCAACTGTTGGCGCTGCTTCTGGAATATTTTGGTTCCGATGACCAAGTACAAATCATCCAAACAATCATCATGATCATCACTCTGATTCTCGTACTTCTCTACAATCAATGGGGGAAAAAGCAATATCAGCTTTCCGGTGTTGCCTTTTACTTTTTAACAGGGATTTCTTTAGGATTGCTTTCTACTTTTCTGGGAATCGGAGGCGGACCAATCAATGTCGCTGCGCTGACTCTTCTGTTTGGCATGGACATCAAGCAATCAACTGTTTATTCAATTATCACGATTTTCTTTTCTCAAATCGCGAAGCTGACAGCGATTGGCTTGACTACTGGTTTTCAGGTCTATGATTTATCGATCTTATGGGCCGTTATTCCAGCAGCTTTGTTAGGTGGCTATTGTGGTGGCTTGTTAAGCAGTAAAATGGAAGAGCAGCAGGTGAAGAAGATTTACAGTGCCATCGTCTTACTTGTGCTGTTTATTAATGGCTATAATTTATTTTCCGTACTATCCTAA
- the prfA gene encoding peptide chain release factor 1 yields the protein MYDQLQSIEDRYEELGELLSDPEVITDTKRFMQLSKEEANSRETVETYRRYKQVIDGIKEAEEMLGENLDADMAEMAKEELYELKKEKEVLEEKIKILLLPKDPNDDKNIIMEIRGAAGGDEAALFAGDLFNMYQKYAEAQGWRAEVLEANITGIGGYKEVIMMISGDNVFSKLKYESGAHRVQRVPSTESQGRIHTSTATVVVMPEAEEVEIDIADKDIRTDIYHASGAGGQHVNKTASAVRLTHIPTGVVVAMQDERSQLKNRDKAMKVLRARVYDIIQQEAQSEYDANRKSAVGTGDRSERIRTYNFPQNRVTDHRIGLTIQKLDQILAGKLDEIIDALVLYDQTSKLEEMQNG from the coding sequence ATGTACGATCAGTTACAATCAATCGAAGATCGCTATGAAGAATTAGGAGAGCTATTGAGCGATCCGGAAGTGATCACTGATACGAAGCGTTTCATGCAGCTATCAAAGGAAGAAGCCAATTCAAGAGAAACGGTAGAGACTTATCGTCGCTATAAACAGGTCATTGATGGCATCAAAGAGGCCGAGGAGATGTTAGGAGAGAATCTTGATGCTGACATGGCAGAAATGGCTAAAGAAGAATTATATGAACTGAAAAAAGAAAAAGAAGTATTGGAAGAAAAAATTAAAATTTTACTGCTTCCGAAAGATCCAAATGACGATAAGAATATCATTATGGAAATCCGTGGAGCTGCCGGTGGCGATGAGGCTGCATTATTTGCTGGAGATTTATTCAATATGTATCAAAAGTATGCAGAAGCACAGGGCTGGCGAGCAGAGGTATTGGAAGCAAATATCACGGGTATCGGTGGATATAAAGAAGTAATCATGATGATCAGTGGGGACAATGTTTTTTCTAAATTAAAATATGAAAGTGGTGCGCATCGCGTACAGCGTGTCCCATCTACTGAGTCACAGGGGAGAATCCATACATCGACAGCGACTGTTGTTGTGATGCCGGAAGCTGAAGAAGTAGAGATCGATATTGCCGATAAGGATATCCGTACAGATATTTACCATGCTAGTGGAGCGGGTGGACAGCACGTCAATAAGACAGCTTCTGCGGTACGTCTAACGCACATTCCAACAGGTGTTGTAGTTGCGATGCAGGATGAACGTTCACAGCTGAAAAACCGAGACAAAGCAATGAAGGTCCTGCGTGCCAGAGTGTATGACATCATTCAACAGGAAGCGCAAAGTGAATATGATGCCAATCGTAAATCTGCGGTAGGAACAGGTGATCGTTCGGAGCGTATCCGTACCTATAATTTCCCGCAAAACCGTGTGACAGATCATCGTATCGGTCTGACGATTCAAAAGCTGGATCAGATTCTTGCTGGAAAGCTGGATGAAATCATTGATGCCTTGGTTCTTTATGATCAAACATCGAAGCTGGAAGAGATGCAGAATGGGTAA
- a CDS encoding TrkH family potassium uptake protein, translating to MFFSRFLWRSQKKIRQFIQEHFSSIQIIVSYYILMTILSLLLFYLPFFRVPESKVSFLDMFFMAVSTVSVTGLTTFDIHTVFNDRGIVLLEVLFQVGGLGIMMISTAFIILSKRRITLKQRQLIMTDMNQPKLSGIVRLIRITFSILLWFQVIFGAFFSIYFYFSGYYDTWRDAIFYGFYQSISAVTNSGFDVTGDSIIPFADDYLFLIIMMFLIFIGGIGFPVLMEFREWLFFKKKKRGLPFRFSLFSKIAMLAFVILFIGGTLLIYMLERNHLFADMTEVNRWITSMFYSMTTRNAGLQINQLSDFQVTTLIIFSMLMFIGCSPSSVGGGVRTTTIAIIGLYLYSFIKSEDNVNIFGRRIDDDDVRKSVVVFMLSLLMCFFSVVFLSATEDHSLIAIIVEVASAFGTTGLSLGITDDLSNVGKIMISLLMFIGRIGMLYTLMLFIPKETRDLGYEYPSEKIIIG from the coding sequence ATGTTTTTCAGTCGTTTTCTCTGGCGTTCTCAGAAAAAGATCCGCCAGTTCATTCAGGAGCATTTTTCTTCGATTCAGATTATTGTCAGTTACTATATTTTGATGACAATTCTGTCGCTGCTTCTGTTCTACCTACCTTTTTTCAGAGTTCCCGAATCAAAGGTATCCTTTTTAGATATGTTTTTTATGGCCGTCAGTACGGTTAGTGTGACCGGCCTGACGACCTTTGATATTCATACTGTGTTTAATGATCGAGGAATCGTCTTACTTGAAGTACTCTTTCAAGTAGGTGGGTTGGGAATCATGATGATTTCAACCGCTTTTATTATCCTGTCAAAACGCAGAATTACTTTAAAGCAACGCCAATTGATCATGACTGATATGAATCAGCCTAAATTAAGTGGAATCGTACGGCTAATACGAATAACCTTCTCCATCTTGTTATGGTTTCAAGTTATTTTCGGCGCCTTTTTCTCTATCTACTTCTACTTTTCCGGCTATTATGACACGTGGAGAGATGCCATTTTCTATGGTTTTTATCAGTCTATCTCGGCTGTTACCAACTCCGGATTTGACGTGACCGGTGATTCAATCATTCCGTTCGCTGATGATTATCTATTTTTGATCATTATGATGTTCTTGATTTTCATTGGAGGGATCGGCTTTCCTGTGTTGATGGAATTTCGTGAATGGCTATTCTTCAAAAAGAAAAAGCGAGGATTGCCTTTCCGATTTTCGCTCTTCAGCAAGATAGCGATGTTGGCTTTCGTTATTCTGTTCATAGGGGGCACTCTGCTGATCTATATGCTGGAACGTAATCATTTATTTGCGGATATGACAGAAGTCAATCGATGGATAACCTCCATGTTCTATTCCATGACCACTAGAAACGCCGGGCTGCAGATCAATCAGCTAAGTGACTTTCAAGTGACTACATTGATTATTTTTTCTATGCTTATGTTCATCGGCTGTAGCCCAAGCTCTGTTGGTGGTGGTGTGCGGACCACAACCATTGCCATTATTGGCTTGTATCTTTACTCCTTTATCAAAAGTGAGGACAACGTAAATATCTTTGGTCGGCGAATCGATGATGACGATGTTCGAAAATCAGTCGTGGTGTTTATGCTTTCTTTATTGATGTGCTTCTTTTCTGTTGTGTTCCTCTCAGCAACAGAGGATCATTCACTGATTGCCATTATCGTCGAGGTCGCGTCTGCCTTTGGAACGACCGGACTTTCTCTCGGAATCACTGATGATTTGAGCAATGTAGGAAAAATCATGATTTCCCTACTGATGTTCATCGGTCGAATCGGTATGCTTTATACCCTAATGCTGTTCATTCCAAAAGAGACACGAGATTTAGGCTACGAATACCCTTCAGAAAAAATTATTATTGGATAG
- a CDS encoding helix-turn-helix domain-containing protein translates to MNVGEALKFIRQKKGYKQREMTTEYIDRSAYSRIENGTRSIRMNDLQEILNKLSIQAGEFFSYANLNKDYNQQEFRNTYYYCRNHPEDEQKKAKLLSYYGEALSKEEKSLRDISNYISIKNGFCQIWDEVGAITQEEIQMIYDFLIKKEYYFLYDYIILCNLIFQFSEEQADALIMKAIPVEDAELRDFETKQIAHNTVLNLVTGRIYEGKFAEARKYIALAEEQVKAFNDYSSKLHLYYTANLLEYIVSGKPEYYYKIINYINLLKDLGEEFYASELSKEVQTLTHGNPKEEIRNHNFSSSLTYDINADISRGPEEETE, encoded by the coding sequence ATGAATGTTGGTGAAGCATTAAAATTTATACGACAAAAAAAAGGATACAAGCAACGAGAGATGACAACAGAGTATATCGATCGGTCGGCCTATTCAAGGATAGAAAACGGTACACGATCCATTCGAATGAATGATTTACAAGAGATTTTGAATAAATTGTCTATCCAAGCTGGAGAGTTTTTTAGTTACGCAAATCTAAACAAGGATTACAATCAACAGGAATTTAGAAATACGTATTATTATTGTAGAAATCATCCGGAAGATGAACAGAAAAAAGCAAAATTGCTGAGTTATTATGGGGAAGCACTTTCTAAGGAAGAGAAGAGCTTAAGAGACATCAGTAATTATATATCTATAAAAAATGGATTTTGCCAAATTTGGGATGAGGTAGGGGCAATTACGCAAGAAGAAATTCAGATGATTTACGATTTTTTGATTAAAAAAGAGTATTATTTCCTCTATGACTATATTATTTTATGCAACCTCATTTTCCAGTTTTCAGAGGAGCAGGCAGATGCGCTGATCATGAAAGCAATTCCTGTGGAGGATGCTGAGCTGCGTGATTTTGAAACAAAGCAGATTGCGCATAATACGGTACTAAATTTGGTTACAGGAAGAATATATGAAGGAAAGTTTGCGGAGGCAAGAAAGTATATCGCATTGGCAGAGGAACAGGTAAAAGCGTTCAATGATTACAGTAGTAAGCTGCATCTTTACTATACAGCAAATTTGCTGGAATATATTGTAAGTGGGAAGCCGGAATATTACTATAAAATCATCAATTATATCAATCTGTTGAAGGATTTGGGCGAAGAGTTTTATGCTTCTGAGCTTAGTAAAGAGGTTCAGACTCTGACTCATGGTAATCCCAAAGAAGAAATCCGTAATCATAATTTTTCATCTAGCCTGACTTACGATATCAATGCAGATATCAGTCGTGGTCCGGAAGAGGAGACCGAGTAA
- a CDS encoding thymidine kinase, producing the protein MAQLFFKYGAMNSGKTIEILKVAHNYEEQDKPVVLMTSGLDTRDGIGMVSSRIGLKREATPIFEETNVYELVKALDVQPYCILVDESQFLSKHHVIEFARVVDDLNIPVMAFGLKNDFRNELFEGSKYLLLYADKIEELKTICWFCHKKAIMNLHYIDGQPVYEGDQVQIGGNEAYYPVCRKHYFHPEGSE; encoded by the coding sequence ATGGCACAACTATTTTTTAAATACGGCGCAATGAATAGTGGAAAAACAATTGAGATTTTGAAAGTTGCACATAACTATGAAGAACAGGATAAGCCTGTTGTTTTGATGACTAGTGGTCTTGATACACGAGATGGTATCGGAATGGTATCCAGTCGAATTGGATTGAAACGGGAAGCCACCCCCATTTTTGAAGAGACAAATGTCTATGAGTTGGTCAAAGCGTTAGATGTTCAGCCTTACTGTATACTTGTTGATGAATCGCAATTTTTGAGTAAGCATCATGTCATCGAGTTTGCTAGGGTCGTAGACGACTTGAATATTCCAGTTATGGCTTTTGGTTTGAAAAATGATTTTCGAAATGAATTATTTGAAGGCTCTAAGTACCTACTGCTTTATGCAGATAAAATCGAAGAGTTGAAAACAATCTGCTGGTTCTGTCATAAAAAAGCAATAATGAACCTTCATTATATAGATGGTCAACCCGTTTACGAGGGCGATCAAGTTCAAATTGGCGGAAATGAAGCCTACTATCCAGTGTGCAGAAAACACTATTTCCATCCAGAGGGCTCAGAATAA
- a CDS encoding L-threonylcarbamoyladenylate synthase gives METKRFTAKDIKEAAACLRQGQLVSFPTETVYGLGANALSEAAVKQVYEVKGRPSDNPLIVHVSSKEMMQKYVEELPEAADRLIQHFWPGPLTLIVPMKKGTFSSAVTGGLTTVAFRMPNNPLTLELIKEAGVPLVGPSANTSGKPSPTTADHVYHDLQGKIAGILDGGAAEIGVESTVLDLTDSLAGPTILRPGAVTKEALTKVIGAVAIDQHLLSEKEAPKAPGMKYKHYSPDVPVWIVRNEPEEWHNAVEWATSQKKRVGLFAGEDIVSLFGEEQRVECYSFGKNTVEQAARYLFSGLRALDKMDIDVVFAPAFPETGLGEAYMNRLKKAANQKIFKN, from the coding sequence ATGGAGACAAAACGATTTACAGCGAAGGATATCAAAGAAGCAGCGGCTTGTTTGAGGCAAGGTCAGCTGGTCTCTTTTCCTACAGAAACGGTCTATGGACTGGGAGCAAATGCCCTCTCAGAAGCAGCAGTCAAACAGGTTTATGAAGTAAAAGGGCGACCGAGCGATAATCCATTGATCGTTCATGTGAGCAGTAAAGAGATGATGCAGAAGTACGTTGAAGAGCTCCCAGAAGCAGCGGATCGTTTGATTCAGCATTTTTGGCCGGGACCATTGACCTTGATCGTGCCAATGAAGAAGGGGACTTTTTCGTCGGCTGTTACAGGCGGCCTCACTACGGTTGCCTTTCGAATGCCAAATAATCCATTGACCTTGGAGCTGATTAAAGAAGCAGGTGTTCCTTTGGTAGGTCCCAGTGCAAATACATCGGGAAAACCGAGTCCAACAACTGCTGATCATGTGTATCATGATTTGCAGGGGAAAATTGCTGGGATTCTCGATGGTGGTGCAGCAGAGATTGGCGTGGAATCGACGGTTCTTGACTTGACTGATTCACTTGCTGGGCCGACAATCCTACGTCCAGGTGCGGTCACTAAAGAAGCCTTAACTAAGGTGATTGGGGCTGTGGCGATCGATCAGCATTTACTCAGTGAAAAGGAAGCGCCTAAGGCTCCGGGAATGAAATACAAGCATTATTCTCCCGATGTTCCCGTATGGATTGTACGGAATGAACCGGAGGAGTGGCATAATGCGGTGGAATGGGCTACAAGTCAGAAGAAGAGAGTTGGCTTGTTTGCCGGAGAGGATATCGTGTCTCTTTTTGGAGAGGAGCAACGGGTCGAATGCTATTCTTTTGGTAAGAATACCGTTGAGCAAGCAGCTAGATATCTTTTCTCAGGTCTTCGAGCGTTGGATAAAATGGATATAGATGTCGTTTTTGCGCCAGCTTTTCCCGAAACCGGATTAGGAGAAGCTTATATGAATCGTCTGAAAAAAGCGGCGAATCAAAAAATTTTCAAAAACTGA
- the glyA gene encoding serine hydroxymethyltransferase — translation MNYQEFDPEVWEAIGKEKERQENNLELIASENVVSEGVMAAQGSILTNKYAEGYPGRRYYGGCEYVDIVENLAIDRAKELFGAAFANVQPHSGSQANTAAYLSLIEPGDTVMGMDLSAGGHLTHGSPVNFSGKTYNFVSYGVDPVTEVIDYNVVRILAREHQPKLIVAGASAYSRTIDFEKFREIADEIGAKLMVDMAHIAGLVAAGLHPNPVPFADITTSTTHKTLRGPRGGLILTNDEELAKKINSNIFPGIQGGPLEHVIAGKAVAFKEALNQDFKDYSEQVIENAKAMTKVFNQAPEARLISGATDNHLLLIDVTGFGLNGKEAEALLDTVNITVNKNSIPFEQLSPFKTSGIRIGTPAITTRGFREEDSVEVAKLIVKALKNHDNESVLADVKSSVKELTQKHPLYK, via the coding sequence ATGAATTATCAAGAATTTGATCCAGAGGTTTGGGAAGCAATTGGAAAAGAAAAAGAGCGTCAGGAAAATAATCTGGAGCTGATCGCTTCGGAAAATGTTGTCTCTGAAGGAGTCATGGCTGCTCAGGGAAGTATCTTGACGAATAAATACGCAGAAGGATATCCTGGTCGACGTTATTATGGCGGTTGTGAATATGTCGATATCGTTGAGAATTTAGCAATCGATCGTGCGAAGGAATTGTTTGGTGCAGCATTTGCCAATGTTCAGCCGCATTCAGGCTCACAGGCGAATACAGCGGCATACTTGTCCTTAATCGAACCGGGAGATACAGTCATGGGGATGGATTTATCTGCTGGGGGACATCTGACACACGGTTCGCCAGTAAACTTTAGTGGAAAGACCTACAATTTTGTCAGTTACGGAGTAGATCCTGTAACGGAAGTAATCGACTATAATGTCGTACGTATTCTAGCAAGAGAGCATCAACCAAAACTGATTGTTGCCGGAGCAAGTGCCTATTCACGGACGATTGATTTTGAAAAGTTCCGTGAAATTGCGGATGAAATCGGAGCAAAATTAATGGTGGATATGGCTCATATTGCTGGTTTGGTGGCAGCTGGTCTGCATCCAAATCCAGTGCCATTCGCGGATATTACGACATCTACAACACATAAAACGCTACGTGGACCACGAGGCGGCTTGATTTTGACAAATGACGAAGAGCTGGCGAAAAAAATCAACAGCAATATCTTCCCGGGAATTCAAGGCGGGCCGTTGGAACATGTGATAGCTGGTAAAGCAGTTGCATTCAAAGAAGCATTAAATCAAGATTTCAAGGATTACAGTGAACAGGTCATAGAAAATGCGAAAGCAATGACGAAAGTGTTCAATCAAGCACCGGAAGCACGTTTGATTAGTGGAGCAACAGATAATCATTTGCTATTGATCGATGTCACTGGCTTTGGATTGAACGGAAAAGAAGCAGAAGCGCTTTTGGATACAGTAAATATTACTGTTAATAAGAACTCTATCCCATTTGAACAGTTGAGCCCGTTCAAAACAAGTGGTATTCGTATTGGTACGCCAGCGATTACTACGCGAGGGTTCAGAGAAGAGGATTCTGTAGAAGTCGCCAAGCTGATTGTCAAAGCATTGAAGAATCATGATAATGAGTCAGTTTTAGCAGACGTCAAGAGCTCTGTGAAAGAACTTACGCAAAAACATCCATTGTATAAATAA
- the prmC gene encoding peptide chain release factor N(5)-glutamine methyltransferase — translation MGKNYFEVLKRASSFLEENGKEGYAIHYLFLERKNWSKTDWLLHMKDEASQEDQQQIAADLEKLMEDKPPQYLLGYSDFYGHRFMVSQETLIPRPETEELVEHCLTENTQETLTVVDVGTGTGAIAISLKLANPKWQVLAVELSEGALRVAEKNAKNLHAEISFFLGNGLSPVLDQSIDILISNPPYISADEWALMDESVKKYEPYMALFAEKQGLAIYEQLIEEAKRCLTPKGKIYFEIGFQQGAAVKTLIEAAFPEKKVRIEQDLFGNDRMVVAD, via the coding sequence ATGGGTAAAAATTATTTTGAAGTCCTGAAACGGGCTTCTTCTTTTTTAGAGGAAAACGGAAAAGAAGGGTATGCGATCCACTATCTTTTTCTGGAAAGGAAAAACTGGTCTAAGACAGACTGGCTTTTGCATATGAAGGATGAAGCGTCTCAGGAAGATCAGCAACAGATAGCTGCTGATTTGGAGAAGCTGATGGAGGATAAACCGCCTCAGTATTTATTAGGCTATAGTGATTTTTACGGGCATCGCTTTATGGTCAGTCAAGAGACACTGATTCCTCGACCGGAAACTGAAGAGCTAGTCGAGCATTGCCTAACAGAAAATACTCAGGAAACATTGACCGTTGTCGATGTCGGTACGGGAACCGGTGCGATCGCGATCAGCTTGAAGCTAGCAAATCCGAAATGGCAAGTATTGGCAGTGGAGCTATCGGAAGGTGCGTTGCGAGTTGCTGAGAAAAATGCAAAAAATTTACATGCGGAAATTTCATTCTTTTTAGGAAATGGGCTATCTCCAGTGCTGGACCAATCGATTGATATCTTAATCTCTAATCCTCCGTATATCAGTGCTGATGAGTGGGCATTGATGGATGAAAGTGTGAAAAAATATGAACCGTATATGGCGCTGTTTGCTGAAAAGCAAGGGTTGGCAATTTATGAACAGCTAATCGAAGAAGCGAAGCGTTGCCTAACTCCCAAAGGGAAAATATATTTTGAAATTGGTTTTCAGCAGGGAGCAGCAGTGAAGACGTTGATCGAGGCAGCTTTCCCTGAGAAAAAAGTAAGAATCGAGCAGGATCTTTTCGGTAATGATCGCATGGTCGTCGCTGATTAG
- a CDS encoding PTS system mannose/fructose/sorbose family transporter subunit IID, translating to MTEKLTKKDINKVFVRNLFSLQWGWNYEKMQGLGYCYVIMPALKRFYKNDPEKMKKALQTHLGFFNTTPAMSNLIVGANMALEEEIGSDDDTAITGLKTGLMGPFAGVGDTVFIAIYRAIVFSIAAYMAQGGQALGLLIPLIAGLAVIWVRYKFTYMGYIQGKKLVTEFADKMKIFTDAAAILGLTVVGGLIPAVINYKLDITYKMGEVTLSVQEMLDKILPALVPLSIVGLSYWLLGKKKMNSTRLIFVLILLGMLLGNLQGIFGWIGGLF from the coding sequence ATGACTGAGAAATTAACAAAAAAAGATATTAACAAAGTGTTTGTCCGTAATCTATTCAGTCTGCAATGGGGCTGGAATTATGAGAAGATGCAGGGTTTAGGTTATTGTTATGTCATTATGCCGGCTCTAAAGCGTTTTTATAAGAACGATCCTGAAAAAATGAAGAAAGCACTTCAAACACATCTTGGTTTTTTCAACACAACACCTGCTATGTCCAATTTAATTGTTGGCGCAAATATGGCGCTTGAAGAAGAAATCGGTTCGGATGATGATACAGCAATTACCGGATTAAAGACTGGGTTAATGGGGCCTTTTGCGGGTGTAGGGGATACAGTATTTATCGCTATCTATCGAGCAATCGTCTTCTCTATTGCAGCATATATGGCTCAAGGTGGACAAGCACTGGGACTGCTCATCCCTTTGATAGCTGGTCTGGCTGTTATCTGGGTCCGTTATAAATTTACGTATATGGGGTATATCCAGGGGAAAAAGCTGGTCACAGAATTTGCAGATAAAATGAAAATATTCACAGATGCAGCCGCTATTTTAGGTCTGACAGTCGTTGGTGGGTTGATTCCTGCGGTTATCAATTATAAACTAGATATAACGTATAAAATGGGTGAGGTAACGTTATCCGTTCAAGAGATGCTAGATAAGATTTTACCGGCACTTGTCCCTTTATCGATCGTAGGACTTTCTTACTGGTTATTGGGTAAAAAGAAAATGAATTCTACACGGTTGATTTTCGTTTTGATTCTTTTAGGTATGCTTTTAGGCAATTTACAAGGAATCTTTGGATGGATCGGTGGTCTATTCTAA